The following proteins come from a genomic window of Salvia hispanica cultivar TCC Black 2014 chromosome 4, UniMelb_Shisp_WGS_1.0, whole genome shotgun sequence:
- the LOC125223272 gene encoding uncharacterized protein LOC125223272 — translation MGSVAFAGDDESLPSTSNCKLSTMILDGCGAVNHASIPRKLRSAIKKRSRESVTSPWLTSGKQHDALSTTVYRKDGAKKSKLKKKKRHITKDEEEVAETLYALAGMFTNANKADHDEKPEIQSSATLEEDTCRTLQVETRKISSEVTLGAVCPSITDVVNSTEEVISQTLEARQPVPFFSCKQAATPDAYGCKSDSCPRSTLRPLVSIHGTIQSHEDKIHFDQVTASGLQYGKNKYNDLFPSPNLSAMQAASSETRRLFEGTIFSSQPHVVEHKISSEKHTRVATESNNSWKRCSAHVYISRLIKVLQISDRKEGLPVKSTQPTTCRGSDNQMLRINGRNGDTYFSAIDIDAAEKGSSEDQNGFLLHKRPIQDEQMASETSAKQGYDFLSLGMGIRGLDTSESANGAGCFLDPPKQYYMPYMQSRNQSPILCSLPPRNGYSSSSYYKSASSQAQQLSQYHSSSFTDRTGQYYNTGGGGELRLPDWRNGAVLNSLFPHLHAALGSKFQQLSPSQQQVIAINASLPLKRHHNLPLGFERNGAVFQPENMHL, via the exons ATGGGCTCTGTTGCATTTGCTGGTGATGATGAGTCTCTGCCTTCTACTAGTAATTGCAAGTTATCAACAATG ATTCTTGATGGATGTGGTGCTGTTAATCATGCCTCGATTCCGAGGAAGCTACGGTCCG CCATCAAAAAGCGGAGCCGTGAGTCCGTTACTTCACCATGGCTAACTTCTGGGAAGCAGCATGATGCGTTGTCAACCACAGTTTATAGAAAAGATGGTGCAAAGAAATCCAAATTGAAAAAG AAGAAGAGACACATCACCAAGGATGAGGAAGAAGTGGCTGAAACCTTGTATGCTTTGGCTGGTATGTTCACTAATGCAAACAAGGCTGATCACGATGAAAAGCCCGAAATACAATCTTCAGCTACACTAGAAGAAG ATACCTGTCGGACACTACAAGTCGAGACTAGAAAAATTAGCTCAGAAGTAACTCTCGGAGCTGTTTGTCCTTCAATTACGGATGTGGTCAATTCAACAGAAGAAGTCATATCCCAAACATTAGAAGCTCGACAACCTGtgccttttttttcttgcaaGCAGGCAGCGACCCCCGATGCTTATGGATGCAAATCAGATTCATGTCCGAGATCCACTTTAAG ACCACTAGTATCCATACATGGCACCATTCAAAGTCATGAAGACAAAATTCACTTTGATCAG GTCACAGCTTCTGGATTGCAGTATGgcaaaaacaaatataatg ATTTGTTTCCATCACCCAACTTGTCTGCAATGCAAGCCGCAAGTTCTGAGACGCGCCGCTTGTTTGAGGGCACAATTTTTTCCTCTCAGCCTCATGTCGTTGAGCACAAAATTAGTAGTGAAAAG CATACTAGAGTTGCTACTGAATCGAACAACTCATGGAAGAGATGTTCAGCACACGTTTACATAAGTCGTCTCATCAAAGTCTTGCAAATATCAGACAGAAAAGAAGGATTGCCAGTGAAGTCTACTCAACCAACAACTTGTCGAGGTTCAGACAACCAAATGCTGAGAATAAATGGTAGAAACGGTGACACATATTTTAGTGCCATAGACATAGATGCTGCTGAAAAAGGTTCATCTGAAGACCAAAATGGTTTCCTTCTGCATAAGAGGCCAATTCAAGATGAGCAGATGGCTTCTGAAACCTCTGCAAAGCAG GGATATGACTTTTTATCTTTGGGAATGGGGATTCGTGGTTTGGACACCAGTGAGAGTGCAAACGGAGCAGGATGTTTTCTCGATCCTCCTAAACAGTACTATATGCCATACATGCAGTCACGAAACCAGTCCCCGATACTTTGTTCACTGCCCCCCCGGAATGGttattcttcatcttcatacTATAAGTCAGCCTCCTCGCAAGCACAACAG CTCTCTCAGTATCATAGCAGCAGTTTCACAGACAGAACAGGACAGTATTATAACACGGGAGGAGGTGGTGAGCTTCGCCTTCCAGACTGGAGAAACGGAGCTGTGCTGAACTCTCTGTTCCCACATCTGCATGCTGCTCTGGGCTCCAAGTTTCAACAACTCTCACCTTCACAACAGCAGGTAATAGCTATCAACGCGTCGTTGCCTCTGAAAAGGCATCACAACCTTCCTTTGGGATTCGAGAGAAATGGAGCCGTATTCCAACCTGAAAACATGCACCTTTGA